The following are from one region of the Petrotoga mobilis SJ95 genome:
- a CDS encoding phosphoadenosine phosphosulfate reductase domain-containing protein produces MTTTIEEKIDSIKKEMKEIIGNEHLYIAFSGGMDSTVVALLAKDIFPKSKITLVNVCFGGYSYSKGLEAVLTLSKQLGLKLFFSRGEEEQEGIMYHGPNCNQCTRIVKIGKVKQFSYKGIVASGANLSDSWGNTGIKFFDGIYSPILNLNKEEIREILQYYNVKIPKIGENSIREGCKYKHLLKMSVNRDYHSRADIIANEVIHDVLDFYNVQREIANVKIIGPLSKNIALINVKPLPSKKILEEIKHLLQNEDTIDFVDIVDSALKLKILVNPGIYNNEESKYWILNGRLAPEFAMPISAEWVKSSNYKLWTFAVVDYKKL; encoded by the coding sequence ATGACAACAACGATTGAAGAAAAAATAGATTCCATAAAAAAGGAAATGAAAGAGATAATAGGTAATGAACATTTGTATATTGCTTTTTCAGGAGGCATGGACAGTACCGTCGTAGCCCTACTTGCAAAAGATATTTTCCCTAAAAGTAAGATTACTTTAGTGAATGTTTGTTTTGGTGGTTATTCTTACTCAAAAGGATTAGAAGCTGTTTTAACCTTATCCAAACAGTTGGGTTTAAAATTATTTTTTTCACGAGGCGAAGAAGAACAAGAAGGGATAATGTACCATGGCCCAAATTGTAATCAATGTACAAGGATTGTGAAAATCGGAAAGGTAAAGCAGTTTTCTTATAAAGGGATAGTTGCTTCAGGTGCCAACTTATCTGATTCATGGGGCAATACGGGGATTAAGTTTTTTGATGGGATATACTCTCCTATTTTAAATTTGAACAAAGAAGAGATAAGGGAGATTTTGCAATACTATAATGTAAAGATACCAAAAATTGGGGAGAATAGTATAAGAGAGGGTTGTAAGTACAAACATTTATTAAAAATGTCTGTTAATAGAGATTATCATTCAAGAGCCGATATTATTGCCAATGAAGTGATTCACGATGTGCTTGATTTTTACAATGTTCAAAGAGAGATTGCAAACGTTAAGATTATCGGTCCTCTTTCAAAGAATATTGCTTTAATTAATGTTAAACCCTTACCATCTAAAAAAATTTTAGAAGAGATAAAACATCTCCTTCAGAATGAAGATACCATAGATTTTGTTGATATAGTAGACAGCGCTTTAAAACTCAAAATTTTGGTAAATCCAGGTATATATAACAACGAAGAGTCAAAATACTGGATATTAAATGGGCGATTGGCTCCGGAATTTGCGATGCCCATAAGCGCCGAATGGGTAAAAAGCTCAAACTACAAATTATGGACTTTTGCTGTGGTGGATTATAAAAAGTTATAA